In a genomic window of Chrysemys picta bellii isolate R12L10 chromosome 1, ASM1138683v2, whole genome shotgun sequence:
- the GALNT4 gene encoding polypeptide N-acetylgalactosaminyltransferase 4, translated as MRIRLARRWTWLGRSCLLLGLLMVAYFVVELSVSTFHASSTGGSVTNGRWERHFSNRAEKAEDLARPVYEKSPPDSSAPGEWGKAARPQLTPEEKKLEEELIEKYAINIYLSDKISLHRHIQDNRMYECKAKSYNYRKLPTTSVIIAFYNEAWSTLLRTVHSVLETSPAVLLKEIILVDDLSDKIYLKAELEKYISNLKRVRLIRTSKREGLVRARLIGATFATGDVLTFLDCHCECNSGWLEPLLERIAENETVIICPVIDTIDWNTFEFYMQTGEPMIGGFDWRLTFQWHSVPEHERQRWKSKTDPIRSPTMAGGLFAVSKKYFEYLGTYDTGMDVWGGENLELSFRVWQCGGTLEIHPCSHVGHVFPKRAPYARPNFLQNTARAAEVWMDEYKEHFYNRNPPARKENYGDISERKLVRERLKCKSFDWYLKNIFSNLHVPEDRPGWHGAIHSMGISSECLDYNSPEHNPTGTYVSLFGCHGQGGNQFFEYTSSKEIRFNSVTELCAEVPEQKDLIGMRNCPKDRFPIPENIIWHFKEDGTIYHPHSGKCLSAYRTSEGRPDVQMRTCNAADKNQIWKFEK; from the coding sequence ATGAGGATCCGTCTGGCCAGAAGATGGACTTGGCTTGGCAGAAGCTGCCTGTTGCTTGGCCTCTTGATGGTTGCCTACTTCGTAGTGGAGCTGTCTGTTTCTACCTTCCATGCCTCCTCCACCGGAGGCAGCGTCAccaatgggagatgggagaggcaCTTTTCTAATAGAGCAGAAAAAGCAGAGGATTTGGCTCGTCCAGTTTATGAAAAATCCCCCCCTGATTCTTCTGCGCCAGGAGAATGGGGTAAGGCCGCTCGTCCACAATTGACTCCCGAGGAAAAGAAACTTGAAGAAGAGCTGATTGAAAAATATGCAATTAATATTTATTTGAGTGACAAAATATCTCTACATCGTCACATACAGGACAATCGAATGTATGAATGTAAAGCCAAATCTTACAACTATAGAAAACTTCCAACTACATCCGTTATAATTGCTTTCTATAATGAAGCTTGGTCAACCTTACTGCGGACAGTTCACAGCGTTCTTGAAACATCTCCTGCAGTACTTCTAAAAGAAATTATACTAGTGGATGACTTGAGCGATAAAATATATCTGAAGGCTGAACTTGAAAAGTACATTAGTAACCTGAAAAGAGTTCGTTTGATAAGAACCAGCAAACGAGAAGGACTGGTTCGTGCACGCTTAATTGGAGCTACCTTTGCTACTGGTGATGTCCTCACATTCCTAGACTGTCATTGTGAGTGTAACTCTGGTTGGCTGGAACCACTTTTAGAGAGGATTGCTGAGAATGAGACTGTGATCATTTGTCCTGTTATAGATACCATTGATTGGAATACTTTTGAATTCTACATGCAGACGGGTGAGCCCATGATTGGGGGATTTGACTGGCGATTGACATTTCAGTGGCATTCTGTGCCTGAACATGAACGTCAAAGATGGAAATCTAAAACTGACCCAATTAGATCCCCAACTATGGCTGGTGGGCTATTTGCAGTTAGTAAGAAGTATTTTGAGTATCTTGGTACATATGACACAGGGATGGATgtctggggtggggagaatttAGAACTATCATTCAGGGTGTGGCAATGTGGTGGCACCTTGGAGATCCATCCTTGTTCCCATGTAGGCCATGTGTTTCCAAAGCGGGCTCCATATGCGAGGCCAAATTTCCTTCAGAACACTGCACGTGCTGCCGAAGTGTGGATGGATGAATATAAAGAACATTTTTACAATAGAAATCCTCcagcaagaaaagaaaattatGGTGATATTTCTGAAAGAAAACTAGTAAGAGAGCGTTTGAAATGTAAGAGTTTTGACTggtatttgaaaaatattttttccaactTACATGTACCAGAGGATCGTCCAGGCTGGCATGGAGCTATCCACAGTATGGGAATATCATCAGAATGTCTCGATTACAATTCACCTGAACATAATCCTACTGGGACTTACGTGTCTCTCTTTGGATGTCATGGTCAAGGAGGCAATCAGTTCTTTGAATATACATCGAGTAAAGAAATTAGGTTTAACTCTGTGACTGAACTGTGTGCTGAAGTCCCTGAACAAAAGGATTTAATTGGCATGAGGAACTGCCCAAAAGATAGATTCCCTATCCCAGAAAATATCATATGGCATTTTAAAGAGGATGGGACTATTTATCATCCTCATTCAGGAAAGTGCCTTAGTGCTTATCGTACTTCTGAGGGTCGGCCTGATGTGCAAATGAGGACTTGTAATGCTGCAGATAAAAATCAAATTTGGAAGTTTGAGAAATAA